One Rattus norvegicus strain BN/NHsdMcwi chromosome 18, GRCr8, whole genome shotgun sequence DNA segment encodes these proteins:
- the Cd14 gene encoding monocyte differentiation antigen CD14 isoform X1: protein MLMLGLLLLPLTLVHASPATPEPCELDQDEESVRCYCNFSDPQPNWSSAFLCAGAEDVEFYGGGRSLEYLLKRVDTEANLGQYTDIIRSLPLKRLTVRSARVPTQILFGTLRVLGYSGLRELTLENLEVTGTALSPLLDATGPDLNTLSLRNVSWATTDTWLAELQQWLKPGLKVLSIAQAHSLNFSCKQVGVFPALATLDLSDNPELGEKGLISALCPHKFPTLQVLALRNAGMETTSGVCSALAAARVPLQALDLSHNSLRDTAGTPSCDWPSQLNSLNLSFTGLEHVPKGLPAKLSVLDLSYNRLDRKPRPEELPEVGSLSLTGNPFLHSESQSEAYNSGVVIATALSPGSAGLSGTLALLLGHRLFV, encoded by the exons ATG CTTATGCTCGGCTTGTTGCTGTTGCCTTTGACACTGGTGCATGCCTCTCCCGCCACACCAGAACCCTGTGAGCTGGACCAGGACGAGGAAAGTGTCCGCTGCTACTGCAACTTCTCAGATCCGCAGCCCAATTGGTCCAGCGCTTTTCTATGCGCGGGGGCGGAAGACGTGGAGTTCTACGGCGGCGGTCGCAGCCTGGAGTACCTTCTAAAGCGTGTGGACACGGAAGCAAATCTGGGGCAGTACACTGATATTATCAGGTCTCTGCCCTTGAAGAGGCTTACTGTGCGGTCCGCGCGGGTTCCTACTCAGATTCTATTCGGAACCCTGCGTGTGCTCGGATATTCTGGCCTCCGGGAACTGACTCTTGAAAACCTCGAGGTAACCGGCACCGCGCTTTCGCCGCTTCTGGATGCCACCGGACCCGATCTCAACACCTTGAGCCTCCGCAACGTGTCGTGGGCAACAACGGATACCTGGCTCGCAGAACTGCAGCAGTGGCTAAAGCCTGGACTCAAGGTACTAAGTATTGCCCAAGCACACTCACTCAACTTTTCTTGCAAACAGGTCGGCGTCTTCCCTGCCCTTGCCACCTTAGATCTGTCTGACAACCCTGAGTTGGGCGAGAAAGGACTGATCTCGGCCCTCTGTCCGCACAAATTCCCGACCCTCCAAGTTTTAGCGCTGCGCAACGCGGGGATGGAGACGACCAGCGGCGTGTGCTCTGCGCTGGCCGCAGCAAGAGTGCCACTGCAGGCACTGGATCTCAGTCACAATTCACTGCGGGATACTGCTGGCACTCCGAGCTGTGACTGGCCCAGTCAGCTAAACTCGCTCAATCTATCTTTCACTGGGCTGGAGCACGTACCTAAAGGGCTGCCAGCCAAGCTTAGCGTGCTTGATCTCAGTTACAACAGGCTGGATAGGAAACCTAGGCCAGAGGAGCTGCCTGAAGTGGGGAGCCTGTCACTTACAGGAAATCCCTTTTTGCACTCTGAATCCCAGTCGGAGGCGTATAACTCTGGCGTAGTCATAGCCACAGCTCTTTCACCCGGATCAGCGGGCTTGTCAGGAACTTTGGCTTTGCTCCTAGGACATcgcctctttgtttaa
- the Cd14 gene encoding monocyte differentiation antigen CD14 precursor: MKLMLGLLLLPLTLVHASPATPEPCELDQDEESVRCYCNFSDPQPNWSSAFLCAGAEDVEFYGGGRSLEYLLKRVDTEANLGQYTDIIRSLPLKRLTVRSARVPTQILFGTLRVLGYSGLRELTLENLEVTGTALSPLLDATGPDLNTLSLRNVSWATTDTWLAELQQWLKPGLKVLSIAQAHSLNFSCKQVGVFPALATLDLSDNPELGEKGLISALCPHKFPTLQVLALRNAGMETTSGVCSALAAARVPLQALDLSHNSLRDTAGTPSCDWPSQLNSLNLSFTGLEHVPKGLPAKLSVLDLSYNRLDRKPRPEELPEVGSLSLTGNPFLHSESQSEAYNSGVVIATALSPGSAGLSGTLALLLGHRLFV; encoded by the exons ATG aagCTTATGCTCGGCTTGTTGCTGTTGCCTTTGACACTGGTGCATGCCTCTCCCGCCACACCAGAACCCTGTGAGCTGGACCAGGACGAGGAAAGTGTCCGCTGCTACTGCAACTTCTCAGATCCGCAGCCCAATTGGTCCAGCGCTTTTCTATGCGCGGGGGCGGAAGACGTGGAGTTCTACGGCGGCGGTCGCAGCCTGGAGTACCTTCTAAAGCGTGTGGACACGGAAGCAAATCTGGGGCAGTACACTGATATTATCAGGTCTCTGCCCTTGAAGAGGCTTACTGTGCGGTCCGCGCGGGTTCCTACTCAGATTCTATTCGGAACCCTGCGTGTGCTCGGATATTCTGGCCTCCGGGAACTGACTCTTGAAAACCTCGAGGTAACCGGCACCGCGCTTTCGCCGCTTCTGGATGCCACCGGACCCGATCTCAACACCTTGAGCCTCCGCAACGTGTCGTGGGCAACAACGGATACCTGGCTCGCAGAACTGCAGCAGTGGCTAAAGCCTGGACTCAAGGTACTAAGTATTGCCCAAGCACACTCACTCAACTTTTCTTGCAAACAGGTCGGCGTCTTCCCTGCCCTTGCCACCTTAGATCTGTCTGACAACCCTGAGTTGGGCGAGAAAGGACTGATCTCGGCCCTCTGTCCGCACAAATTCCCGACCCTCCAAGTTTTAGCGCTGCGCAACGCGGGGATGGAGACGACCAGCGGCGTGTGCTCTGCGCTGGCCGCAGCAAGAGTGCCACTGCAGGCACTGGATCTCAGTCACAATTCACTGCGGGATACTGCTGGCACTCCGAGCTGTGACTGGCCCAGTCAGCTAAACTCGCTCAATCTATCTTTCACTGGGCTGGAGCACGTACCTAAAGGGCTGCCAGCCAAGCTTAGCGTGCTTGATCTCAGTTACAACAGGCTGGATAGGAAACCTAGGCCAGAGGAGCTGCCTGAAGTGGGGAGCCTGTCACTTACAGGAAATCCCTTTTTGCACTCTGAATCCCAGTCGGAGGCGTATAACTCTGGCGTAGTCATAGCCACAGCTCTTTCACCCGGATCAGCGGGCTTGTCAGGAACTTTGGCTTTGCTCCTAGGACATcgcctctttgtttaa
- the Tmco6 gene encoding transmembrane and coiled-coil domain-containing protein 6 has product MWGRRQGRLRTLACGVEELRRRRREREAALRKARREQQLVSKRLLREDAPEETGGQSAAVLLGEAEVQQFLRLAQRGTDEKEREKALVSLRRGLQHPDTQQTFIRLEGSMRTLVGLLTSNRALLQLEAARCLHELSHSEQSAVAEACLPATSYLLTYLSGHSSDFIELCLYTLGNLIVESEAVRKQLLPQGIVPAFAACIQSPHVAVLEALGYALSQLLQAKEAPEKIIPSILDSSLPQQMLRLMGPGPKLNLGVAMEFAWCLHYIICSQVNNAVLLTHGALPTLVLLLVDLAGAVQRTDDVGLELLACPVVRCLSNLLTEVPAEAMGQQMELRDERLVAALFIFLQFFLQKQPALLPEGLWLLNNLTANSPTFCTSLLSLNLIEPLLQLLPLSNVVCMLVLTVLCNVVEKGPAYCQRLWPGPLLSCLLNTLALSDTDVVGQSLELLQLLFLYQPEAAHAFLQQSGLQALEKHQEETQLHDRIHALRQTTAILG; this is encoded by the exons ATGTGGGGTCGGCGGCAGGGCCGCCTCAGGACGCTGGCGTGTGGGGTGGAGGAACTGCGGCGCCGGCGGCGGGAACGGGAGGCAG CCCTGCGGAAGGCGCGGAGGGAGCAGCAATTGGTCAGCAAGAGGCTGCTGAGGGAAGACGCCCCGGAAGAAACCGGAGGCCAGAGTGCAGCTGTGCTCCTTGGGGAAGCCGAG GTCCAGCAGTTTCTTCGGCTAGCCCAACGGGGAACAgatgaaaaggagagggagaaggctcTGGTCAGCCTTCGTCGAGGCTTGCAGCACCCTGACACACAGCAAACCTTCATCAG GCTGGAGGGCAGCATGCGGACCCTTGTCGGGCTCTTGACCAGCAATCGGGCCCTGTTGCAGCTTGAGGCGGCTCGGTGCCTACATGAGCTCTCTCATTCTGAGCAGTCTGCAGTGGCTGAGGCCTGCCTGCCAGCTACTTCCTACCTCCTCACCTACCTCTCTGGTCACAGCTCAGACTTCATA GAGCTGTGTCTGTACACACTGGGGAACCTTATCGTGGAGAGCGAGGCTGTGAGAAAGCAGCTCCTGCCACAGGGCATTGTTCCGGCTTTTGCTGCCTGCATCCAG TCCCCCCATGTGGCTGTGCTGGAGGCCCTTGGATATGCCTTGTCCCAGCTTCTGCAGGCTAAGGAAGCTCCAGAGAAGATCATTCC CTCTATTCTGGACTCCAGCCTTCCCCAGCAGATGCTGCGATTGATGGGACCAGGCCCGAAGCTGAATCTTGGGGTTGCTATGGAGTTTGCCTGGTGCCTTCACTATATCATTTGCAG CCAGGTCAACAATGCTGTGCTCCTCACCCACGGGGCTCTGCCCACGTTGGTACTGCTGCTGGTGGACTTGGCTGGGGCTGTGCAGAGAACGGATGATGTGGGACTAGAGCTG CTTGCATGCCCTGTGGTTCGGTGTCTAAGCAACCTGTTAACAGAAGTGCCAGCGGAGGCCATGGGACAGCAAATGGAGCTCAGAGACGAGCGACTtgtggcagccttatttatctttctccagttcttccttCAGAAACAGCCCGCCTTGCTACCTGAGGGCCTCTGGCTCCTCAACAACCTCACTG CAAATAGTCCTACTTTTTGTACCTCATTGCTCTCCCTGAATCTGATTGAGCCCCTCTTGCAGCTGTTGCCGCTGTCAAATGTGGTCTGCATGTTG GTGCTTACAGTTCTGTGCAACGTTGTAGAGAAGGGTCCCGCTTACTGCCAGCGGTTATGGCCAGGACCCTTGCTCTCCTGCTTGCTTAACACACTGGCTCTCTCTGACACCGACGTGGTAGGCCAGAGTTTGGAGCTGCTGCAACTGCTGTTCTTGTATCAGCCAGAG GCTGCCCATGCCTTTCTGCAGCAGTCAGGGCTTCAGGCCCTAGAAAAGCATCAGGAGGAAACTCAGCTTCACGATAGGATACATGCTCTCCGACAGACAACTGCTATTCTTGGATGA
- the Tmco6 gene encoding transmembrane and coiled-coil domain-containing protein 6 isoform X1, with protein sequence MLRLMGPGPKLNLGVAMEFAWCLHYIICSQVNNAVLLTHGALPTLVLLLVDLAGAVQRTDDVGLELLACPVVRCLSNLLTEVPAEAMGQQMELRDERLVAALFIFLQFFLQKQPALLPEGLWLLNNLTANSPTFCTSLLSLNLIEPLLQLLPLSNVVCMLVLTVLCNVVEKGPAYCQRLWPGPLLSCLLNTLALSDTDVVGQSLELLQLLFLYQPEAAHAFLQQSGLQALEKHQEETQLHDRIHALRQTTAILG encoded by the exons ATGCTGCGATTGATGGGACCAGGCCCGAAGCTGAATCTTGGGGTTGCTATGGAGTTTGCCTGGTGCCTTCACTATATCATTTGCAG CCAGGTCAACAATGCTGTGCTCCTCACCCACGGGGCTCTGCCCACGTTGGTACTGCTGCTGGTGGACTTGGCTGGGGCTGTGCAGAGAACGGATGATGTGGGACTAGAGCTG CTTGCATGCCCTGTGGTTCGGTGTCTAAGCAACCTGTTAACAGAAGTGCCAGCGGAGGCCATGGGACAGCAAATGGAGCTCAGAGACGAGCGACTtgtggcagccttatttatctttctccagttcttccttCAGAAACAGCCCGCCTTGCTACCTGAGGGCCTCTGGCTCCTCAACAACCTCACTG CAAATAGTCCTACTTTTTGTACCTCATTGCTCTCCCTGAATCTGATTGAGCCCCTCTTGCAGCTGTTGCCGCTGTCAAATGTGGTCTGCATGTTG GTGCTTACAGTTCTGTGCAACGTTGTAGAGAAGGGTCCCGCTTACTGCCAGCGGTTATGGCCAGGACCCTTGCTCTCCTGCTTGCTTAACACACTGGCTCTCTCTGACACCGACGTGGTAGGCCAGAGTTTGGAGCTGCTGCAACTGCTGTTCTTGTATCAGCCAGAG GCTGCCCATGCCTTTCTGCAGCAGTCAGGGCTTCAGGCCCTAGAAAAGCATCAGGAGGAAACTCAGCTTCACGATAGGATACATGCTCTCCGACAGACAACTGCTATTCTTGGATGA
- the Ndufa2 gene encoding NADH dehydrogenase [ubiquinone] 1 alpha subcomplex subunit 2 — MAAASRVVGAKQVLREIRIHLCQRSPGSQGVRDFIQQRYVELKKAHPDLPILIRECSEVQPKLWARYAFGQEKNVSLNNLSAAEVTKAMENVLSGKA; from the exons ATGGCGGCCGCAAGCCGAGTAGTCGGTGCAAAGCAGGTACTGCGTGAGATTCGCATTCACTTATGCCAGCGTTCCCCAGGCAGCCAGGGTGTGAG AGATTTCATCCAGCAACGGTACGTGGAGCTGAAGAAGGCGCACCCCGACCTGCCCATTCTAATCCGCGAATGTTCAGAGGTGCAGCCCAAGCTCTGGGCCCGTTATG CTTTTGGCCAAGAGAAGAATGTGTCTCTGAACAATCTGAGTGCTGCTGAGGTGACCAAAGCCATGGAGAATGTGCTAAGTGGCAAAGCATGA